The DNA region ccggccctctggaagagcagccggtgctcttactCAATGAGCCCCTAAGATGGCGTTTCTGCTATTGCACCTCTTAGTCTCAGAGGAGGCAAGAGCAGGGTTGAGCAggattgaggaagacacacaaTCCATGGCTTCCAGTGAACATTGCCCAGCCCCTGGCCACCCAGACCACAGCCTTAGGGTTAGCCCTACTTCTCAGGCTCCTGATGCAGGCTCCTGTCCTTTTATCCTCTTGCTCCTAAGGGGGCAGGCGATACCCACAATGCCCAAGGAATAGTGCCCACATCCCCCAGCCTCAGGCCAGGTCTTCAGAGAACAAAGACACAAATGAGAGAATGAGAATCCCATGCTTGCTTCAGAGGGCTGCAGGCCTGAGGCTGGGTTCAGTCTGCATCACCCTGCAACTCTAGGCACTGCTCCAAGTTGCTTCAGTTCCAAGAAGACATCAGAATTCCGGAGGCCAGTGGCACATGTGGCTGTTGTGGGTCTTTGCTGGTTCCAGGGTGCTTCTGTTTGGGGTggatgtgtgtgcaggtgggtgggtatgcaggtgtgtgtgtatacaggtgtgtgtgtgtgtacaggtgtgtgtatacaggtgtatgtgtgtgtaggtgggtgtgtgtgcaggtggatGTGTGTACAGGTGGAGGACAGAGGATAACCTAGATGcccaccttgtttttgttttaagatttatttattatatgtaagtacactgtagttgtcttcagatgcaccagaagagggcatcagatctcattatggatggttgtgagccaccatgtggttgctgggatttgaactctggaccttcagaagaggagtcagtgctcttacccgctgagccatctctccagcccctgccccctgcccaccttggtttttcttttcttttttNNNNNNNNNNNNNNNNNNNNNNNNNNNNNNNNNNNNNNNNNNNNNNNNNNNNNNNNNNNNNNNNNNNNNNNNNNNNNNNNNNNNNNNNNNNNNNNNNNNNNNNNNNNNNNNNNNNNNNNNNNNNNNNNNNNNNNNNNNNNNNNNNNNNNNNNNNNNNNNNNNNNNNNNNNNNNNNNNNNNNNNNNNNNNNNNNNNNNNNNNNNNNNNNNNNNNNNNNNNNNNNNNNNNNNNNNNNNNNNNNNNNNNNNNNNNNNNNNgccttgaactcagaaatccatctgcctctgcctcccaagtgctgggattaaaggcatgtgccaccaccacctggctccaccttggttttttgagagagggtctctcactagcctggaatTTTCCAAGAGGCCAGGCAAGCTTGCCCTTGATCTGACCTTTGCCTGTCAagctctgagattacaggcattcaTGACTTCACCTAGCTTATTACATTTGGGTCTTAGGGgctggaactcaggtctttgtgcttctTGCAGGGTAAGCATGTCAGCAGCTTACCCACTCTGCCCCATCTTTGTCTTTTACAGAAAAAATGCTGTTTCCGCTACTGCCCAGACACAGGCTGGGCCTTGGGGGCCCAGGGCTCTGACGTTGAGGGTTGGGCATTCCCCTTCCCAGGAGTGACACTGATACAGGACTTTGTGACCCCAGAGGAAGAAGCTGAGATGGTGCGTCTGATGGACTGTGACCCCTGGAAGCTTTCACAGTCCGGGAGGAGGAAGCAGGTACGGTGGCCTGAGCTGAGCCAAGGAACGGCCCCTTTGCCAGGGGCCCCTGGCTATCTCCTGTAGCCACATCCTAGGGATCTTAGGTCACATGGGGTGTGGATTTCCTCATCAACTGTGCCTACCACCATCTCTGTGCAGCTGTGTCTCGTTGATGAGGGGATGCTCAGTTCTAGATAGAATCTCCATCCTGCGTGGCTGCTAGATGCTGCCGGGCATCACCCGTTTTCATTGCTCACCATTCTCACCCCTCACTTGTATGTTGGGACTCCTGAGGTGCCCTGAAGGACCTGGTGCCCTCCCATCTCTCCCCTTCCTCgttatctctccctccctcaccttccACAATGTAGTCAGTTCCTGTAGTAGCTTCAAAGGTTCCTCTTTACTCCTTCTTCCTGGAGTCATAGTGCTGGGTTAGACATCAGGCAGTCGGAGGTCCCTTCAAGTTTGCCCTGTGTTGGGACAGCCCTAGCCACCCACTTTGCTTCTGATCCTCCAGACAGACGGAGCCATGCGGCTTCCATGGGGCCCTTGTTCCTTGCTCCACCCCACCTCattctctacctttctcttctccccacaaGAAGCCCTTTCCCCACCAGGGTCTCAGACCCTAAGCTGGTCTATGAAAGCAAATGCTCCACTTTTTGAATGCTAGGATTGTAGGCACTACTACGTTGGCATTTTTcccttcaagacagggtctcactctgtactctggctgcccttgaactagTGCAGTCCTCCTACTTCAACTTCCTGGGTCCTGGGATTACATGCACACACCAGCCATGCCCAGTTTGTGGTTGGCATGGCTTAAGTTGAGCCACTTCTCCCTTTTGTCTCCACGCCAGGACTATGGCCCTAAAGTCAATTTTCGGAAGCAGAAGCTAAAGATGGCGGGCTTCCAGGGTCTCCCCGGCTTTAGCCAGAAGGTAGTCCAGAGAATGGGCCTTTACCCGGGGCTGGAGGACTTCCAGCCTGTGGAACAGTGTAATCTGGACTATAGCCCTGAGCGGGGCTCCGCCATCGACCCCCACTTGGATGACGCCTGGTTGTGGGGCGAGCGGCTGGTAAGCCTCAACCTCCTGTCGGCCACAGTGGTGTCCATGTCTCCAGAGGCCCCTGGCAGCCTGCTGCTCTGCTCAGCCCCCTCCATTGGACCTCATGCTTTTGAGGGTAGCATCATGGCCCCTAGCAGGTCTGTCCCCTGCCAGGAGGTGGAGGTGGCCATCTCAGTCCCCCGCTGCTCCCTGCTGGTGCTTACAGGGGCTGCTCGGCACCAGTGGACACACGCCATCCACCGCAGACACGTCAAGGCCCGTCGTGTGTGCGCCACCTTCAGGGAGCTATCCAACGAGTTCCTGCCTGGAGGGAAGCAGCAAGAACTGGGCCAGGAACTGCTGCAGACTGCACTCTCGTTCCAGGGGAGACCGGTGTGAATGCCTCCCACGGCCCAAGCGCTGTCACTGGCCCAAAGCTTGGCTCCGGCACGACCATTGGAGAAGCTAACACTGAGCTCTCCCCACAACTCAGTTAGACTCATGAGTTTCTTGAGACAAGggctcgtgtagcccaggctaggcccTGATGAAGTCTGTAGCTGAGATGAACTCTTGCCTTTTCTACCTCTACTTCCAAAGCTCTGGGATTATGGATGTGCACTGCCAGGTCTGGGACAGGGTCTCTGGCCtagcctggcctcagactctgtgtacagccaaagatgactttgaacccctgatcctcctgcctctacctcttgaatgctgggattgccaACATGCACCATCATATTGAGCTTTTTCAGGTGCTGGGATGGcagcaagcattctgccaactgagctgtCCCCTACACTGTTGgaggtttttgagacaaggtctcatgtggaCTAGACtaagcctggaactcaccttgtagcctggctttgaactccccatcctcctgcctcagcctcccagtcgCTGAGATAACAGTGTACTGGTTAGGTTTTAGGAGGAGCCATCTGACCCTTGACGTCATGAACATTGCTCCCTCTGCCTGGAGCTGGTTCTGCTGGGCCTGGACTGTGGCCGCTCCTCAGGTGACTGAGTATGTCATAGCGTGGAGGGATTCAGTCTTTTAAACTTCAGTACTTGGGACAAGCAAGATGATTGAGTGGCTAAAGgtgctgccaccaagcctgacattCGGCCTCTGGAATCCACACGGTGAAAGCAGTTTCCCCTGCTCTCCTGACGCACATTGCCCCCTCTGATAGAGTtcataatagaagaaaaacttggTCTCATATGAAAAGAATGATATTTCTCCTTTTCCCATCTCTGTGTGAGGtagttttagttattttgttttaaggcagggtcttcactgtgtagccttggctgttttggaactcactttgtggactAGGCTGTCCCTTAACTCATAAAGATCTCTCTACCTCTACTGCTgagtaagtgctgggattaaagatacgCACCCATCCACCATGTCcagctctttttcttccttttttttttttttttttttttttttttttttttttttttgtagcataggctggcctcaaaatttaACCAGGCAGGTCCCCAGGATTcaacttaagttttaaaaattacactgaCTTAGTTATTTAATTATGGAAACAGGGTACCGTTCcatgtgtggagggcagaagagagtgCAGGCCAAGGTGGAGTTGTGTGGCTGGCCCGCAGGACAGCCCTGCACCCCCAGGAAACAGTCACAGCCTCAGGTTTTGTGATCCCAAGCTTCTGGAGGCTTGTGCTTCTGTGTGCAGATTGCATGCTTACACGGATGCAGGGCATTTGCTATGTGCGTGCACCTGGGGGCCAGAGGTCAGCAGCTGCAGTTCATATGTATGTGCTATGCAGGAGAAGGTCAGAACCATTTGAGGGAGTCTGGTTTCTGCTTTCCTCATGTTGGCTCTGGGGACTGGGCTCCATAAagacctttacctgctgagccgagACACTAGCTCCTCAGGCGTCGTTCAGGTGCCATGCATTCcgtaagacagggtctctaattTGCCTGCAACTCTCCAGGAAGCTTGGCTGGCACCAAGCACAAGAACCCACCTGTTTGCTCATCCCAGCTCTGGAATCACACCCGCCCCCATATCCAGCTCTCTGGGCTCAGGGACTCAGGCGTGCAGGGCCAGCCCTTGCTGACTGAGCAACACTGTAGTGACAGCTTTGGAattgtgggatatggggctgcttcagactgtccacagcgcTGACTATggtttgcctcgtgctctagcacaTGATCTAGCTAGGTAGTTCCTGTGATTGTGTGACACTTGGGAGTCTGGGGACCtttcagagggtgtataaatgCTAGGACCCCAGGAGGGGTGGCTGTCTGTCATGCTGTGTCCAGGAGGGGTGGCTGTCTGTCATGCTGTGTCCAGGAGGGGTGGCTGTCTGTCATGCTGTGTTAAGTAGATGTATgcaaagaataaacaagaaattatcgggctggagagatagctcagaggttcttccagagatcctgagttcagttcccagcagccacgtggctcataaccatcgataatgagatctgctgcctcttctggtgtgaaaGCAGAACACTATAcataggaaacaaataaatcttgaaggaggagggagaagtagTTAGATTTCctaatggcaaagatcaaacttgccccaaggaactttaCGCCCCAATCATCAGGAAGTGGTCAGGATAACATGGCCCCTCTCACACCCCTGGCCTTATTCAggggtctctcttctctcttctctatcttttctctctctttctttctctctctctctctctctctctttctcctttttgtttttgtttttcgagacagggtttctctgtgtagccctggctgtcctggaactcactctgtagaccaggctggcctcgaactcagaaatccgcctgcctctgcctcccaagtgctgggattaaaggcgtgtgccaccaccgccaggcttctTTTTCCTGTCTTATATAGTGTTaaggggttgaaagggtggaagaaagaagaacccacagaaGAGCTGAAGACCAGCTACACTCCCCagcctctgttttatttttattttagaaattatcatGCTTTACCTTTGTGGTTTCCAGGCTGTCGGTGCACCATGTATGCAATACCCACAGAGCCCACGAGAGGGCACTGgttcccctggacctggagttacagacagctgtgagcctcctTGTGGGTGCATGGAATCAAACCCTGGCCCCTCTAGAAGGTCAGCCAGCGCTCTTCACTACAGAGCCGTCTCCCCAACACCAACAGCTCTGTTCTTTCCAACCTCTCTCAGAACTAGCTGAGAGTTAGAGACTAGCTAGAAAGTCTCTTCCAAGGTCTGAGTCCCCAGCCAGGCCTGACAAGCCCTGAAAAGGCCCCGTGTGAGGCAGCCTGGTTCCCTACTGATTCACTGAGCTGCTGCTCCTGCATCCTTTTATGCAGAGTATGATGAGGGGGTGTGGATCAGTGGTTagaacacctgcctagaatcccccagtgaggagctggggtgaGCAGTGATAGATTGCTCATCATTGGAAAGTGCTCGAGCTTATTACAGTCACTTCCCACTTGCTCAGTAGCCCTGAGCTTGGCTCCTAGCTTCCCACTTCAGAGTCCTGTGGGCCCATCGCGTCCAGTTGACTGCCACGGACTCCAGGGCAGCCACCCAATGCATCCTGACCCCCAGCAGCCCGCCTTGCTCCGGTTCCCCCAAAGAGCTTTAAAACTCTGGCCGCTACACAGATCCTAGTACATAAACTGGCAAAGAGTAGTTCCACAGGCCACGGGACAGCCAAAAAGGAACTGAGCTCAGTATATAGCCAGCCAGTAAGGACACAGTTTGCCAACCTTGAGCTGGTCAGTATGTAAAATGGAATCAGTAGTTTCTGAGTTTATGtcactcaggctggctttgaactcaccaggtagcccaggctggcctggaagtcaatcttctgcTTCGGCCCTGCAAGTGTTGGGATCCTATGTGTGTATCCCTGGTGGCCAGTCCGTATTCTGAACAGGAAGCCACAGGAAGCTGCCCACCAAGCATCAGAAAAGGCCTCTTAGTCAACAGGACCAGGACCAGGTCCTGAGCttgagaaatcttttttttttttctttttttttttttttgtttggttttttcgagacagggtttctctgtgtagccttggctgtcctggaactcactctgtagaccaggctggcctcgaactcagaaatctccctgcctctgcctcccaagtgctgggatcaaaggcgtgcgccactacctcCCGGCTGAGCTTGGGAAATCTTGCTGAAGGGACACATGGATGACGGCTTAGGGTACAAACATGCTGTCAGTGGCTTCCTGTGGTGGCTGATGGAGACCAGCCTTTCTGATGTATGTAGAGCCCTGATGCCTCAGAACCACTCATGACCTGATGTGCAACCTGATGCCTGGTGTGAACAGCCATGGAGAAGGTGTGAAGTGGAAGGTGGCAATGCTTAGCCCCAGGTTAGCCTGCAatgtgtgatcctcctgcctcaggaagGCTCCAGCCTGACTTGTCTACAGCAAGTGTTTCCTAAGGCGAGTTGTGCCAATGCCAGAAGGGCACCTACTGTGTGGGTGGGCTGGAGCAGCTTCCAGCAATGAAAGCTTTGGGAGAGAATTCCCTTCCCCAAGGCGGTACAGCTCTATGAGACAGACACTCTCAGATGGTCTTTGGTGACTCATGTACTTTATTCCTTGTGGTCCTGCATACATTTTGGGGTGTGTTGGGGTCTAGaggcagatgctttctattggctcGGCCTGAGATATTAGGcatgcctcatctgcatgtggagggTGTGGGGCAGTAGACCGTGCCACGAAACTTGGTACAGTTGAGTAGGTACAGAGACCCATCATCCATCTGAGGACGGTAGGCATTTCCCTCATCCctaccagattcctggcctggaacacgtGACCACACTCCCCACATAAGAATGTGACCGATGGTCATGCAGATGAGAACAGACATGGCCGCCatgttaatgaggtatctagatggtccctgagggtttagccaataagcttcccttcctggacattccttccttcaaaatgtatttaaccTCTGGTCCACCCAGAGGGAGtggtatgcacccattttccacgatgaacaatcaataaatggTATGGACAAGCAtggactgtctctctcatcaagaaGCACTGTCGGAGCACAGAAGAAGCCTTTGTCTACAGATCTATGCTGTCAAAGTCTCCCCCAGAAGACCCCTCCGTGCTCCCAGACAGTCTCTGCTAAGCTAAGTCAGAGTCTCCCCTCACCCCTTGGCCTCAGCCTGTACCGTTTCTCACTCGGGCTGAGGCCTACATCTTAGGCTACGTTTTCGCACCCCGAGCGGTGTATGGGCACTTCCCACAGGCCCAGCACACAGTGGTGGCACAGGGAAAATGTAGTCTAGCGGTCTGCATTTCATCTGCCTGGCAGAATTCCCACACCCCAGCTGCATGCAAAACCACAAGGGGTTTTGGGTGTTGACCCTTCATGACTGTCGAGGTCCTTTCCATGGGGTGTCATGGTCACGTTCCCGGACGCATACCTGGTCAGGAGTAGATTTAAATGCCTACCACTGTTCTCAGTTATTACCAGGGTTTCTGAAATCCCCTCGATCTTGCCAagttttctgtctggtggcaccgTTGGTCCACTCCCCACAACTCTCCTTAAGCTTTGCACACCTGACTCCCAGCAGCCTCTAGGCTGAAGGACTAGGTCATTAGTGTCCTAGGGTTTCTGTTACTGCaacaaacaccatggccaaaaagcaagttggggaggaaagggttgattcagtttacacttccacatggctattcattagcaaaggaagtcaggacagaaactcaagcagggcaggaacctggaggcaggagctgatgcagaggccatggaggggtgctgcttactggcttgcttcccctggcttgctcagcctgccttctttttatgtttttttgttttgttttgcttttgtttttggagacagggtttctcagtatagccctggctgtcctggaactcactctgtagaccaggctagcctcgaactcagagatccacctgcctctgcctcccaagtgctgggattaaaggcgtgcgccaccaccacccagctcagcctgccttcttaatAGAACCTAGGgccagcagcccagggatggtgccacccacaatgggctgggttctccccattaatcactaattgagaaagtgcctggatctcatggaggcatttcctcaactgaggctctttcctctctgatgattctagcttgtgtcaagttgacacaaaaccagccagtgcaagtgaccccttgtcaacttgacacacaaacacatcactattaagccacaaccccttcctttctcattcatccctaagatctcacattaaaaatataactttaaaagttccacagcttttacaaattcaaacacattagacccattctcttttaaaatctaaaggCTCTCAACTGTGGGTCCAAATACTTCAGGGGGAACAATCAGCGCACAGACACAATCAAAGctaagcaaaatcaaactctaaccgtccaatgtctgggatccactcataaTTTTCTGGACTCTTACAAAGGCCTTGGGTCACATCTcttgctctgccctctgcagcacacaccttgtcttttAGGCTGTGGCTAGCTCCagtccactgctgctgctgatcttggtggtcatcccatggcactggcatctGTAAAACattggggtcttctgctgcaactggactGCACTTTCAGCAATACCTGCGCATAGGCTTGCTtcctggtgccaagcctcaacttctttgcatgacccctcaGTCCTGAACTTCTcctgaggctacaccttcaccaatggcctctcgtAGTCCCAAGCCTTTGCTGCTCTCTAGGATCCCTTCGTGCCTTTAAACCAGCATCACCTGGTGACCCTTAAATACTACTAAGCCTGGCTGCCAGCGCGACgactgtctctgtgctcttagAAAGCACTTTTCGGAAGATTCCATCTTAGTGATGCTGgtcacttcttctttttttttaatatgtgtatacatatttatcctgttcttttttattttttttatttttttggatttttttgtttgttttttgttttttgagacagggtttctctgtatagccttggctgtcctggaactcactctgtagaccaggctggcctcgaactcagaaatccacctgcctctgcctcccaagtgctgggattaaaggtgtgcaccaccactgcccagcttccctcTGCCCCCTTAATCACCACTACTTTCTTAGCTCCAGTATTAACTGTGGCAGTATCATAAAGGCTTAACTTGTCATAGTTCTAATATCTTGTTAGTCACAGCTGATTCTTTAGCTTCAACTAACCAGAACCACAAAATCTTAAGTCAAAATAGCAAATGGCCTTGATAGggtcttt from Mastomys coucha isolate ucsf_1 unplaced genomic scaffold, UCSF_Mcou_1 pScaffold22, whole genome shotgun sequence includes:
- the Alkbh4 gene encoding alpha-ketoglutarate-dependent dioxygenase alkB homolog 4 isoform X2, with translation MAAAAAEASHLQECGCKGIRTCLICERQRQGDPPWQISLQKKCCFRYCPDTGWALGAQGSDVEGWAFPFPGVTLIQDFVTPEEEAEMVRLMDCDPWKLSQSGRRKQVRWPDHFSLLSPRQDYGPKVNFRKQKLKMAGFQGLPGFSQKVVQRMGLYPGLEDFQPVEQCNLDYSPERGSAIDPHLDDAWLWGERLVSLNLLSATVVSMSPEAPGSLLLCSAPSIGPHAFEGSIMAPSRSVPCQEVEVAISVPRCSLLVLTGAARHQWTHAIHRRHVKARRVCATFRELSNEFLPGGKQQELGQELLQTALSFQGRPV
- the Alkbh4 gene encoding alpha-ketoglutarate-dependent dioxygenase alkB homolog 4 isoform X1 — protein: MAAAAAEASHLQECGCKGIRTCLICERQRQGDPPWQISLQKKCCFRYCPDTGWALGAQGSDVEGWAFPFPGVTLIQDFVTPEEEAEMVRLMDCDPWKLSQSGRRKQDYGPKVNFRKQKLKMAGFQGLPGFSQKVVQRMGLYPGLEDFQPVEQCNLDYSPERGSAIDPHLDDAWLWGERLVSLNLLSATVVSMSPEAPGSLLLCSAPSIGPHAFEGSIMAPSRSVPCQEVEVAISVPRCSLLVLTGAARHQWTHAIHRRHVKARRVCATFRELSNEFLPGGKQQELGQELLQTALSFQGRPV